In Vibrio sp. STUT-A11, a genomic segment contains:
- a CDS encoding low molecular weight protein-tyrosine-phosphatase, translated as MKKILVVCMGNICRSPTGEAVMRAKANELGLPVEVDSAGTIGYHTGNSPDTRAMVAGKQRGYSFKGMKARQVKSEDFEYFDMVLAADKANLADLLDICPVELRHKLSLFLSHSDSSYDEIPDPYYGGDDGFELVLDLIEEASEVILKKL; from the coding sequence ATGAAGAAAATACTCGTTGTTTGTATGGGAAATATTTGTCGTTCACCGACCGGAGAGGCGGTAATGAGAGCAAAAGCAAACGAGCTTGGTCTTCCGGTAGAAGTTGACTCGGCAGGGACCATTGGTTACCACACAGGAAATTCACCAGACACGCGCGCGATGGTGGCAGGTAAACAGCGAGGCTACTCGTTTAAAGGCATGAAAGCACGTCAGGTTAAAAGTGAAGACTTCGAATACTTTGATATGGTATTGGCGGCAGACAAAGCCAATTTAGCCGATCTTCTGGATATTTGTCCTGTTGAGCTCCGACATAAACTCTCTTTGTTTCTTAGTCACTCTGATTCCAGTTATGACGAAATTCCTGACCCATACTACGGTGGGGACGATGGCTTCGAGTTGGTACTGGATCTAATTGAAGAGGCGTCAGAAGTCATTTTGAAGAAGTTGTGA
- the metG gene encoding methionine--tRNA ligase, with translation MANDPRPLSSRKMLVTCALPYANGSIHLGHMLEHIQADIWVRYQRLRGNTVNFICADDAHGTPIMLKAQQMGITPEEMIAAVSEEHQKDFAGFDISFDNYHSTHSEENRELASHIYLELKKNGFISSRTISQLFDPEKEMFLPDRFVKGTCPKCKSEDQYGDNCDNCGETYSPTELINPKSAVSGATPVMKDSEHFFFDLPQFESMLKEWTRSGSLQAETANKMQEWFESGLQQWDISRDAPYFGFEIPGEKNKFFYVWLDAPIGYMGSFKNLCDKRDDLDFDEYWNKDSSTELYHFIGKDIVYFHSLFWPAMLEGSGFRKPNNVFVHGYVTVNGAKMSKSKGTFVKASTYLDHLDPECLRYYYAAKLNSRIDDLDLNLEDFTQRVNADVVNKIVNLASRNAGFIAKRFEGKLSDNFAEPELYNEFVAAADRIAELYETREFGRAIREITALADKANQYVDEKAPWVVAKEEGKDQQLQDICSVGINLFRVLMTYLKPVMPALAARTEAFLNQELTWENIAAPLTDHEITKFKALFNRIDPKNIEAMIEASKEDAAAEMAAKEKAEAEKNKARQTELDKDPIAEEIEFDAFAAVDMRIARIISCEEVPKANKLLKFQLDIGGETRQVFSGIKSAYKPEELEGKLTVMVANLKPRKMKFGMSEGMILAAGPGGSDLWILEPHEGAQPGMRVM, from the coding sequence ATGGCAAACGATCCAAGACCTCTTTCTTCAAGAAAAATGCTGGTAACTTGTGCCCTTCCGTACGCTAACGGTTCGATCCACCTTGGCCATATGCTTGAGCATATCCAAGCGGACATTTGGGTTCGTTACCAACGCCTACGCGGCAACACTGTAAACTTCATCTGTGCTGACGATGCTCACGGCACGCCAATCATGCTTAAAGCGCAACAGATGGGTATTACTCCTGAAGAGATGATTGCTGCCGTTAGCGAAGAGCACCAAAAAGACTTTGCTGGCTTTGATATCAGCTTTGATAACTACCACAGCACGCACTCAGAAGAGAACCGCGAACTGGCTTCGCATATCTACCTGGAACTTAAGAAAAACGGCTTTATTTCTAGCCGCACGATTTCTCAGTTGTTCGACCCAGAAAAAGAGATGTTCCTACCGGACCGTTTCGTAAAAGGCACCTGCCCGAAATGTAAGTCTGAAGACCAGTACGGTGACAACTGTGACAACTGTGGTGAGACCTACAGCCCGACAGAACTGATCAATCCTAAATCTGCCGTTTCTGGTGCGACGCCAGTAATGAAAGATTCTGAGCACTTCTTCTTCGACTTGCCTCAGTTTGAAAGCATGCTAAAAGAGTGGACTCGCTCTGGCTCTCTGCAAGCGGAAACCGCGAACAAGATGCAAGAGTGGTTTGAATCTGGTCTGCAACAATGGGATATCTCACGTGATGCGCCTTACTTTGGTTTCGAAATCCCAGGTGAAAAGAACAAGTTCTTCTACGTATGGCTAGACGCACCTATCGGCTACATGGGTTCTTTCAAAAACCTATGTGACAAGCGCGACGACCTAGACTTTGACGAATACTGGAATAAAGACAGCTCTACTGAACTTTACCACTTCATCGGTAAAGACATCGTTTACTTCCACAGCCTATTCTGGCCAGCAATGCTAGAAGGTTCTGGCTTCCGCAAGCCGAACAACGTATTCGTACACGGTTATGTAACGGTAAACGGCGCGAAAATGTCTAAGTCTAAAGGTACCTTCGTCAAAGCGAGCACGTACCTAGATCACCTAGACCCAGAATGTTTACGTTACTACTATGCGGCGAAGCTAAACAGCCGTATCGATGACCTGGACCTTAACCTTGAAGACTTCACTCAGCGCGTCAACGCTGACGTTGTGAACAAGATCGTTAACCTGGCATCACGTAACGCTGGCTTCATCGCAAAACGTTTTGAAGGCAAGCTGTCTGACAACTTTGCAGAGCCAGAGCTGTACAACGAGTTCGTTGCTGCGGCTGACCGTATCGCTGAGCTTTACGAGACGCGTGAATTTGGTCGTGCAATCCGCGAAATCACTGCATTGGCAGACAAAGCTAACCAATACGTTGACGAAAAAGCACCGTGGGTTGTAGCAAAAGAAGAAGGCAAAGATCAGCAACTGCAAGATATCTGTTCTGTCGGTATCAACCTGTTCCGCGTATTAATGACTTACCTAAAACCAGTCATGCCAGCGCTTGCAGCACGTACTGAAGCGTTCCTAAACCAAGAGCTGACTTGGGAAAACATCGCTGCGCCACTAACAGACCACGAAATCACTAAGTTCAAAGCACTGTTCAACCGTATTGATCCTAAGAACATCGAAGCGATGATCGAAGCGTCAAAAGAAGATGCGGCGGCAGAAATGGCGGCGAAAGAGAAAGCTGAAGCGGAAAAGAACAAGGCTCGCCAAACTGAGCTAGACAAAGATCCTATCGCTGAAGAGATTGAGTTCGACGCTTTTGCTGCAGTAGATATGCGTATCGCTCGCATCATCTCTTGTGAAGAAGTGCCAAAAGCAAACAAACTGCTTAAGTTCCAATTGGATATTGGTGGTGAAACTCGTCAAGTGTTCTCTGGCATCAAGTCAGCGTACAAACCTGAAGAGCTAGAAGGCAAGCTAACCGTAATGGTCGCTAACCTAAAACCGCGTAAAATGAAGTTTGGTATGTCTGAAGGCATGATCCTAGCAGCTGGCCCTGGTGGCAGTGACCTATGGATCCTTGAGCCACACGAAGGTGCTCAACCTGGTATGCGCGTAATGTAA
- a CDS encoding AsmA family protein, with translation MKKLLLIIAIPVVLVVGAILALTIFVNPNQFKPLIVEQAQKQTGLELVIEGDLSWQFFPSIGLELGRTELRNPQGFSQPNLFKVDTVSVDVSVTPLFSKQLEIGNVTLDGAEFYLETKQDGSKNIDALTKAQQSQQTDNAASEQSTETQQSGSDWAINLAGVTVSNGSLEIQDKQADSYTKLYDISLNLSEFAFDNWTTADFAIKGEMNDQKFTAQGQADFKLAKGLASYELKEIKFDATYADPSNNIESANITLDTFAFDTVNNLSYALKGSAADMKLDMQGAAQLSVDNAISKVQLDKLSLKSTFEGDTLPQSPMKVDMLSDLSFDLNKNHLSFVLQKLTANAIELDGKADVTLSDIPKVRFALHSPNIDLDEFLGLNQQSGDKSASTSETSQTSPEVEPDLSALKTLDVKGDITIDNFKAANAKMEAVKASFAVNRGVAELTSFSSKLYQGSINAKAQLDARQTPATYIATSTIKGVKVQPLLVDVADNDKLEGTGNIDINVKGSSLTPTGIKTNLVGTVAINFADGAVHGINVAQLIRENYAKFKGQAVEGTKEVKKTDFSAMTATLKLNKGVVSTDDMKAQSPLLRVRGNGKANYLNETVDFTISTSIVGTLEGQGGKNIDELKDITIPINVSGKWADPKFKLVFDDVLKQKAQKEIDRGVEKLTDKIKDEKTKEAVDSLIKDLFN, from the coding sequence ATGAAGAAACTGCTCTTAATTATTGCAATACCAGTTGTGCTAGTTGTTGGGGCGATTCTCGCTTTAACTATTTTTGTAAACCCTAATCAATTTAAGCCCCTTATCGTTGAACAAGCCCAAAAGCAAACGGGATTGGAGTTAGTGATAGAAGGGGACCTAAGCTGGCAATTTTTCCCGTCCATTGGTCTTGAGCTAGGTCGTACCGAACTAAGAAACCCACAAGGCTTCAGTCAGCCAAATCTGTTCAAAGTGGATACCGTGAGCGTAGATGTGTCGGTTACTCCGTTGTTCAGCAAGCAGTTGGAAATTGGTAATGTCACACTTGATGGCGCCGAGTTTTATCTTGAAACCAAGCAGGATGGCAGCAAAAACATTGATGCACTGACAAAAGCGCAACAGTCGCAACAAACGGATAATGCTGCATCGGAACAGAGCACAGAAACTCAGCAGTCAGGTTCTGATTGGGCGATCAACCTTGCTGGTGTAACGGTCTCTAATGGCTCTTTAGAGATTCAGGATAAGCAAGCCGACAGTTACACTAAGCTGTATGATATTTCTCTCAACCTTTCTGAATTTGCTTTTGACAATTGGACGACAGCAGATTTCGCTATAAAAGGTGAGATGAATGACCAGAAGTTCACCGCGCAAGGTCAGGCGGACTTTAAGCTAGCTAAAGGTCTCGCTAGTTATGAGCTAAAGGAAATCAAGTTTGATGCCACTTACGCCGATCCAAGCAACAATATTGAATCGGCTAATATCACTTTGGATACTTTTGCATTTGATACCGTTAATAACCTTAGCTATGCCCTGAAAGGCAGTGCTGCAGATATGAAGTTGGACATGCAAGGCGCCGCTCAACTCAGTGTCGACAACGCGATCAGCAAAGTACAATTAGACAAGTTATCACTTAAATCGACATTCGAAGGCGATACTCTGCCTCAATCACCAATGAAGGTGGATATGCTGTCTGATTTGTCTTTTGATCTGAACAAGAACCACTTGAGTTTTGTGTTGCAGAAGCTCACAGCAAATGCTATCGAACTAGACGGCAAAGCGGATGTGACGTTGAGCGATATCCCGAAAGTGCGTTTTGCGCTGCATAGTCCAAATATTGATTTGGATGAATTCCTAGGGCTCAACCAACAATCTGGTGACAAATCGGCATCAACTAGCGAAACCAGCCAAACAAGCCCTGAAGTAGAACCTGATTTGTCGGCACTGAAGACACTGGATGTAAAAGGTGACATCACGATAGACAACTTCAAAGCGGCAAATGCAAAAATGGAGGCCGTGAAAGCAAGCTTTGCAGTCAACCGTGGCGTTGCTGAACTGACGTCATTCAGCTCAAAACTTTATCAAGGTTCAATTAACGCGAAAGCACAATTGGATGCTCGTCAAACACCAGCGACATACATTGCGACGAGTACGATTAAAGGGGTTAAAGTACAGCCGTTATTAGTGGATGTTGCAGACAACGATAAGTTGGAAGGTACCGGTAATATTGATATCAACGTCAAAGGTAGCAGTCTGACACCGACGGGTATTAAAACGAACCTAGTAGGTACGGTGGCGATTAACTTTGCCGATGGTGCGGTGCATGGCATCAACGTGGCGCAATTAATCCGGGAAAACTACGCAAAATTCAAAGGTCAGGCGGTTGAAGGCACTAAGGAAGTGAAGAAGACTGACTTCAGTGCGATGACAGCGACGTTGAAGCTAAACAAAGGCGTTGTATCAACGGATGATATGAAAGCACAGTCACCGCTGCTTCGTGTACGTGGTAATGGTAAAGCCAATTACCTAAACGAAACGGTCGACTTCACTATCAGCACTTCTATTGTTGGTACGCTAGAAGGGCAAGGTGGTAAGAATATCGATGAGCTGAAAGACATTACCATTCCAATCAATGTGTCTGGTAAATGGGCAGACCCTAAATTCAAACTGGTATTCGATGATGTGCTGAAACAAAAAGCACAAAAAGAAATTGACCGTGGTGTAGAGAAACTGACGGACAAGATCAAAGACGAAAAGACTAAAGAAGCAGTAGACAGTCTGATCAAAGATCTTTTTAATTAA
- the udk gene encoding uridine kinase, giving the protein MSDNNHCVIVGIAGASASGKSLIASTIYNELREKVGDHQIGVITEDCYYNDQSHLSMEDRVKTNYDHPSALDHDLLCEHLEKLVRGEAVEVPEYSYTEHTRTSHTTTLTPKKVIILEGILLLTDPRLRDLMHATVFMDTPLDICLLRRVKRDVEERGRTMESVLKQYQQTVRPMFMQFIEPSKQYADIIVPRGGKNRIAIDVLKAHIARLLKA; this is encoded by the coding sequence ATGTCTGATAATAATCATTGCGTCATCGTAGGTATTGCTGGCGCTTCTGCTTCTGGAAAAAGTCTGATCGCGAGCACCATTTACAATGAGCTTCGCGAAAAAGTAGGCGATCATCAAATCGGTGTCATCACGGAAGATTGCTACTACAACGACCAAAGCCACCTAAGCATGGAAGATCGAGTAAAGACTAACTACGACCACCCGAGTGCGTTAGACCACGATCTGCTGTGTGAGCACCTCGAAAAGTTAGTTCGCGGTGAAGCAGTAGAAGTACCTGAGTACAGCTACACTGAGCACACCAGAACAAGTCACACTACTACATTGACGCCTAAAAAGGTCATTATTCTAGAAGGCATTCTTCTTCTTACTGATCCTCGATTACGTGACCTAATGCATGCGACCGTATTTATGGATACGCCGTTAGATATCTGTCTGCTTCGTCGTGTTAAGCGCGATGTTGAAGAGCGTGGTCGAACAATGGAATCCGTTCTGAAGCAATATCAACAGACAGTGCGTCCGATGTTCATGCAGTTTATCGAACCTTCTAAGCAATATGCGGATATCATTGTTCCTCGTGGTGGTAAAAACCGCATCGCGATTGACGTACTTAAAGCTCATATTGCAAGACTTTTGAAAGCATAA
- the apbC gene encoding iron-sulfur cluster carrier protein ApbC: protein MHQFTSKQDFCDWFNQFQHPLLVDNWSDISGVVTITAQGGVDITLPFASNDLKTSLHQWVTQQQSSGAVPEFAFQIELSVKALETHVTNSVKGVKNIIAVSSAKGGVGKSTTAVNLALAIAQSGAKVGLLDADIYGPSVPMMLGQEDAKPEVRDSKWMEPILAHGIYTHSIGYLVDKSEAAIWRGPMASKALSQLLTETDWPELDYLVIDMPPGTGDIQLTLSQQIPVTGTVLVTTPQDLALADARKGAAMFNKVNVPVVGVVENMSYHICSQCGATEHIFGMGGAEKMCQEFGLALLGQIPLHISMREDIDAGVPTVARRPDSEHAGYYKQLADRVCSTMYWQGKAKPDAISFTMVN from the coding sequence ATGCATCAGTTCACTTCAAAACAAGATTTTTGTGATTGGTTTAATCAATTTCAACACCCACTGCTGGTGGATAATTGGTCAGATATTAGTGGTGTCGTAACGATAACAGCACAAGGTGGTGTTGATATTACTTTGCCATTTGCAAGTAATGATCTTAAAACGTCGCTACACCAATGGGTTACGCAGCAGCAAAGCTCCGGCGCTGTGCCTGAGTTTGCGTTTCAAATTGAATTGAGCGTTAAGGCTCTGGAAACGCATGTGACCAATAGTGTTAAAGGGGTAAAAAACATTATTGCGGTCAGCTCGGCGAAGGGCGGCGTAGGTAAGTCAACCACTGCTGTTAACTTAGCGTTGGCTATCGCGCAATCTGGTGCAAAAGTTGGTCTGCTGGATGCGGACATCTATGGCCCTTCGGTCCCTATGATGCTTGGCCAGGAAGATGCTAAACCAGAAGTCCGTGATTCAAAATGGATGGAGCCTATTTTGGCTCATGGGATCTATACTCATTCTATTGGTTATCTGGTGGACAAGTCTGAAGCGGCGATTTGGCGTGGTCCTATGGCTTCGAAAGCGTTGTCTCAATTGCTTACCGAGACCGACTGGCCTGAGTTGGACTACTTGGTTATCGACATGCCGCCAGGTACCGGGGATATACAGCTTACGTTGTCACAGCAAATTCCAGTAACAGGAACAGTATTGGTGACGACACCACAAGACCTGGCATTGGCTGATGCACGTAAAGGTGCAGCAATGTTTAACAAAGTGAATGTGCCAGTTGTGGGTGTGGTAGAAAATATGAGTTATCACATCTGTAGCCAATGTGGTGCGACTGAGCATATCTTTGGAATGGGTGGGGCTGAGAAAATGTGTCAGGAGTTTGGTTTAGCGCTGTTAGGTCAAATCCCATTGCATATCTCGATGCGAGAAGACATTGATGCTGGGGTCCCAACGGTGGCGAGAAGACCAGACAGTGAGCATGCTGGCTATTATAAACAGCTAGCAGATCGTGTATGCAGCACGATGTATTGGCAGGGCAAAGCCAAGCCAGATGCAATCAGTTTTACAATGGTGAATTAA
- the cobO gene encoding cob(I)yrinic acid a,c-diamide adenosyltransferase has product MSIEENKEARHKARQQKVKEQVDAKIAAAQEEKGLLLIITGNGKGKSTSGFGTVARAVGHGLNCAVAQFIKGTWDNGERNLLEKLGVEFQVMATGFTWETQNKAADTEAAQLVWQECKRMLQDESLDVVLFDELTYMVSYGYIDLDEVVEALNNRPKMQSVVITGRGAHRTLIEMADTVSEVKNVKHAFESGVKALKGVDW; this is encoded by the coding sequence ATGTCTATCGAAGAAAATAAAGAAGCCCGTCACAAGGCTCGCCAACAGAAAGTGAAAGAACAGGTAGACGCTAAAATCGCGGCCGCCCAGGAAGAAAAAGGCTTGCTCCTTATTATTACCGGAAATGGCAAGGGTAAATCAACGTCTGGCTTTGGCACTGTTGCTCGTGCTGTAGGGCATGGTTTGAATTGCGCAGTAGCTCAGTTTATTAAAGGCACTTGGGATAACGGCGAACGTAACCTGCTTGAGAAATTAGGTGTTGAGTTTCAAGTTATGGCGACAGGCTTTACCTGGGAGACTCAAAACAAAGCGGCAGACACTGAAGCGGCGCAATTGGTCTGGCAAGAGTGTAAGCGTATGCTGCAAGATGAATCGCTCGATGTCGTTCTGTTTGACGAACTGACTTACATGGTTAGTTACGGCTACATAGATTTAGATGAGGTTGTGGAAGCACTCAACAATCGCCCTAAAATGCAGTCCGTCGTCATAACAGGACGCGGTGCGCATCGTACTTTGATTGAAATGGCCGACACCGTATCTGAAGTGAAAAACGTAAAACACGCTTTTGAGTCTGGCGTAAAAGCCTTGAAAGGTGTCGATTGGTAA